The following DNA comes from Taeniopygia guttata chromosome 20, bTaeGut7.mat, whole genome shotgun sequence.
CCAGTTTCatgcctgtgctgcagccactTTGTGAtctgtgccagctcctggtGTCTCTGGGTACACCCAGGGTGTCAGAGCCTTGGGGGAATGGACAcaggctgccagcactgccctgatGCAGGAAACTGGAGCTGCCAAGGGCTCCTGCACGGGGCATGTTTCACCAGTGCTCAGTATTCCCGAGCCAACAGCCCCCTGCCCACACTGGCCCTGGAGCAGATCCCCACGGCCACAGCTCCACACCAGAGTTTCCAGGCTGGCTCAGAGACAGCTCCCTCTAATTCTGCAGCTCTTTCATGGCTTTAGGTCTGGACTagcctcagcagctctgcccagcactggggacttacctgcagggctggaggctgcCCTAGGTGGGTGGGCTGGAGATGgccctggcccagcacagagaTAAGGCCACATAGAGCTGGGGCTGGTTCTGCTGTTCCGTCCCCGTGAGTGCAATCAGCcccacacacatgcacatgcaATTTTGTTAGCCCTGATATGACCCCTCCCAGCACAAAGTGACCCTCCATGAGCTCCAGGGCAGTTCCACGAGGTcaatccctcccagccccagcacgaCCAGAGAGGTTAGTGGGCAGCACATGGCTCTGCACTACACAGACTGGTCACTGAATTCATGCAGGACACGAGGACAGCTCCGATGGTTAGTGCCACGTGCCCTCCCTGCGGTGCACATGCTGCTGTGGGCTGAGAGCGGGGCAGCCACACGCAGGGACAGAGGTGACAGTGACTCCTCCTGGTTAGCAGATGCACGAAGCACGTGACAGAGCCATGCAACACAGACACAGCGTGCACGGGCAGGAACGGGGGTGGCAGCCAGCATGCTCCCCAAAACCAGCCGGGAGCGCACACccgccgggcagcgccgggcacAAGGGACACGGAGGCACGATGGCACCGGTACACGGTGTCCCTGTGTACCTCTGGCTGGGAGAcatctgggctgggctgggagaccTTATCCCTGCCTTTGAGATCCTCTTCCAGTCCAGGAACTACTTTGTCAGTGTGCTGGAAGGACACCAAGCCTTCATCTTCTGTTTCGCTCTTGTCCTTGTCCAGCTCAGGCAGGCTCCGGGAGATGTCCTCAAAGGCCGTGCCGTGGAAGTCCCCGATGACGGTGAAGTCCACCTCCGCTTCCAGGCTGGAGGTTGAGCTGACGGTGATGCTGGAGCACTTGCGCTCAATGGCCAGGTGGTTGTCCTTCAGGAAGACCGAGTCCTTCTCCTGGTCGGGCTCCTCGTCGCCGGTGTCACTCTCGGGGGCCCTGTGCCGGGGCGGTTTCACCCTCTCCTCGGGGCCCTCCCTCACGCCTGCTCTCTGAAGGAGACACAACCGTGGAGAGACGGGGCCGTGAGCACCGCGGGGACacggcagcagcaggaggaggaggaggaggaggaagactGCAGCAAACATCACAGAGTAGAGTCAAACACAACTCAAGCATGGAGACCGAAACCTTTCTGACAGCAGTGGATTTGCTGGGGGAGAGAGAAGGCGACTCCATCGGATTGTGCCAAAAGGTTGTTGGCAATGAATCATCTCAAAAAGGCTCGGTCAGACAAAAGAAAAGCTCGGCCAGCTTGGAGGCACTTCAGTGCGCTGGTGGAAGCAGATGGATGCAAAACAATGGGTCTGACAGGAGACAGAAAGAGCTCAGATGAAGGGCTATCAGATGTCAGTGactcaaaaaaacaaacaagggaaagaaagagagaagagttTGAAAGGAAAGGGCCCAACAGCCAGGCACGGTGAGGGAGAAGCAAAGGAGGGTGCCAATTCCACTGAGGAGGAGTGAGCCAATTCCACTGAGCATCCTGTGAAGCATCACCCTGGGGGGAGGTCCAGCCCAACAGCTGCCCCAGGGTGAGTCTGCCCCACTGACACCACCTGCCCCTCTAGAGGCCTCAGGTGAGTCTCAGGGTGACCTGGTCAGTGTAATTGACAGCATGGCCAGAGCCAAGGGATGACCTCCCTCCATCCACTCTTCTCCAGACACGGACATACCTCTCAACTCTGCCATCAGAGGGGACGTATCCCATTGCCACACTCTGCCATGAATCCATGGGAAATCTACACCCAGTTGTCCCTTAGGAACAGCTCTAAGCCCACCAATGCCAGAGGAAAACCCACCTCCTGGCCTCTGCTCCAAGCGTTggcagccagggccatcccccAGGGCCGGACTGTGCCAGCACACCCCTCCCTCGGCACTGTGGGAGGTTGAGAGGTATGGGCAAACACACAGGGTGTCCAGCAGCGCCGGGGGAGCACGCCTGCAGACACGTGTGGGGTCTGTGTCTGACCAATACATACAGAGAGCCCTGCAGGGGGAGCGGaggggcagcacagccctggccgCGGGGCGAGCGCTCACACTGCTGGGAGAAGCACTTAGCAAAACAGCACCGAGACCTGCGAGACCACTGGAACAGCAGCCTGTACATTCTCTTCTTTCAGGCTGGATTGTACTGATGGGTCACATAAATGCTTTTCTTCCCCACTTGGTTCCTGAGATTTGCTCTGGATTAGAGAAAAGGGTTAGTCTGAAGGAAATGaactctgcaggagctgctttaGTGCTCACCAGGGCGAGGGAAGCTACTCAATCACCCGGCCACCAgctggctgaaggcagagcaAGGTGGCAGCTAAGCAAGAAGGGGTAACCAACCAATGTAGGAAATGCAGGAGTGAAGCTGGAAGCGTGGGcacgctgctgctggggctgtgtgtccgtgacagtcccagctcctccagccacCCCCATGGTGccctctcctgctcccagccacgGAGCTCGGGTGCCCCTCCTGGGTTCAGCGAGCAGCATTCTCCAGGGAGCCAAAATGTTGGGGGGCGCAAAACAAAAGCTGATGAACCGACTGGGCAGCGGCTGCGCATGCAGCCAGTGAAGCCTGaccacacacacagacagagaggACAGGGATGCAAAGCGCCTGCTGCCACTCAATGGATGTGAGGAGCCACTGGACATGGGCAGAGCCACAGAACATGCGCACGAATGTCCCGTCCGGACGGTTCAGTGAGTTACCACGGCCTCGGCCAGGGTGAGCTCACAGCCGGAGTCGGGGGAGGCCAGGTCAGCACTGTCTTCTTTGTGCTCAGGCTCAGCAGAGACTCGTTCCTTCAGCGAGAGAGGCTGGGAGGTGTCTCCTGAACCAGCCCCTTGCCCGAGGGCCAAGGAGCCCACACTGGACACAGGTCCCACTGCAGGGGGTGAGGTGAGGCCGGTGCTCAAAGGCACATCCTGTGCCAGATTTGTCTTCCCCGTGGCTGTCACCAATGTCTCAGCTTCAGGCACatgctcctgtccctcctgggCTGCCCTTCGCTCTGCTTCGCCTTGCTCAAACATCTTGATCTTGGAGGCCACGGAAGTTTCCCTGTAGCTCTTGCTGTCCTCCTGGTTTCCTGGGGCCACAGTAGCATCCCAGTGCTCCTgggccacagctcctgccagcccagccatGCACACCAAcaccccaggctctgctggatGTGTCCCACCACTTGATTGCCCTGCCCCGCCTTCATTcaccagggcagggagctgggatgaCTCGCTTCCTTGGCACAATCCTGCTGTAGGGGACTGGAAGTGTGGGacatcagcagctgctctgggaggaaAGTCatcctgcagtggctgccccagagccaggTCACTGTCCCTGGTGCCTTCTGTGTCTGTCTGGCTCCCACCCTGCAGATCTTGTCCAACACTGAACTCCGAGTCCTGGTGTGGCTCTTGTGCTTTGGGATGTGCAGTGTGGAGGGACAAGTCCCTCAGGGTTGTCTCAGTCTGGTGTTCTGCTTCTTCTCCCTTGGGGGGCAGCTCAGCCATGCCAAGGCTTTTGCCATGGGATAGTTCTTCCATCCCAGAGCCTTCATCTCTGGTCAGCTTCCCTGACCCTGAGCCCTGGAAGAGCTCTTTGATCCTGGGcttctcctcctgcagtggcTCTTCAGTGGCAGGCCCATTGCTCTGTGCTGTGTCCATGTCCTGGGCCACCTCCCCGATGGCCAGGTCTCTAACCTGGATTGACTCTGGTGCAGCGAgtgtgttttggggtggttcTCCTGTAACAGGACTTGTTCCCTGATGGGGTTTCCATGAGGCAAATCCCACATTTTGGGATTGTTCTTCAGCTTCAGGATCGGTGCCCATGGGTAGTGCCGCCTGCATGGAGGGGCTCACACGCTTGGGCATGGCCACCTCttgggcagggctggtgcccagGACCAGGTCTGTGCCCTGAGGCTCCGTGCCCGGAGAGGACTCTGCAGGGACTGGGCTGGGTTTCTGGGGAAGGGGTGGAGGGACAGGAACACTGGGTTTGTCCCCCTCCAACCCCACGGTGTGAGTGTGGCCCTGCCAAGACCTGGCTGATGATGGAGGCGAATTGGGCTCTATCTCTTCCATCTGAAGAACCACTCTGGCACTTTCCTCCCTGTCACTGTCTGCTCCAACCCTTCCCAAGGCCCcccccagtgctgggcagatGTCTGGAGACTGTGCAgggctccctctgtgctcctcagccctggggccatcccCTGCCAGGCCACATAGTTTCAAGCCTCCCACcgagctctgcagctcctctggtCCCACCTCCTGGGAACACAGGAGGGCTTCACTTCCCATGGGTGCTCCTCCAGGCACCCCAACACCAGGTGCcttctctggctgcagggaTAGCTCTTCCCACCCTGAGAGGGGATGTCCCCCCGGGCTGGTCCCATCACAGCCCATGCCAGGCATCTCCAGTGCTCCAGTGGGTTTTTCAGACACTGTCCTGTGCTGGTGACTTGCTGACAAGGGGGCTTGGACCTCTTCTGCCGCAGGTGCAGCGTGCCCGGGTCCCTCCCCGGTTGTGTTTACTGGGGCTTCTGGTCTCTCCTCCAAGCCAAGGCACCCACCGGTGTCCGAGACCAGGTGTGTTTtactgtccttctcctccccctcAGGATCTCCTAAGTAGATGATCCTCTGGGTTGCAGAAGTCTCTGAGCTGTCATCACCAGCCTTCACTTTAATTTTCAggagctctggggctgtggctgGCACTCTGGCCTCCTGCTTCTTGAAGGCTGCAGAAGCACGTTCCTTGGAGAGCACCTCACCTTCTCCCTGGCAAGGCTCTGGCTCCAAAATCTTGGTCCTTTGCCTCTCTTCAGGCTGCTGACAGGGcttgggcagccctggctccctggTGGCTGTGCCTTTGCCTGGCTCTTGGGGCTCCCCCTCCACGCTCTCAGTGGGTGGATGTGCCTCCCCTGGGCTGGACTCACCCCTGCTTTCCTTCTCACAGAGATCATCCTCCCACACAGACTCAAAATCCTCAGGACTAGCAATCATTTTGGCTCTCTTCCTCGTCTCcaaggctgcagctgctggctctTCCTGGCCTGCCACGTCCTTGGCTTTCCCTACCGTCACCACCACTTTCGTCAGGCTCCCACTTGTGCTCCCCTCCGAGGTCCCTGCACGTGCTTCTTCCGTCTTGGCTCTCAGAGTTTTCCTCAGAGCTACAGCTTCCAGCCTAGGGGCTTCTCTCTCTATAAATACCCAGTGCTCCGAGCCCTGTATTGCAATTGGAGCAAGAAGAGTTAAACCATCAGAAACCCTGGCCCcaagtgctgctggcacagctggtctacctggcacagggctggcaacatcatcatcattattattaatatCATTATTACTATTGTTCTATCAAGGCCAGAGTTGAGGCTCTGTACAAAGAGCCTAGCAACCCATTGGTGGAGAGGGGGACTGGAAATAAGGGGCTGATGCCACACTGGGGACTGAGCCAGTGTCCTCTCTGGGGACAGGGCTTTGCTCTGTGTGGTGGCTGCCTGTCACACTTGCAATACCTGGGGCTCTGCTGGTGGCACAGAGTGGGAGTGGAGCTCCCAGCAGACACATTAACAACCACCAGGGTCTCTCTGGAGGCCAGGCAACACAGCTGGCTGCCCCCTTGTTTTCAGCTGGCTCTGGCAATTCCCAGGGGTGAGAGTTCATTGGAAGCAAGGCCTTGGGTTTTGGGCAGCTTCACTCTCAGCTTCATCTATGTGCCCTAAGAATTTGTCAGAATGCCAAGAACACGAGCAGCAAAGAAACCACCACAAGCCATCAGCAAGGCCCTGTCCCTTTCTAGCAGATGCTGCGATTCCCCCAAAGGCCATCCCTCCTTTCCAGCTCACCAGGGACATCTCCTCAGAACCCAGCCGTGCTGAAAACGAGTGTTCAGAAACTGTCACCTGTGAAAGGCTCCCTGTGGAGTGTAAAAGACCACAGGCTCAGCAGCAGGACCAAGCAAAGGCCACGGAGCATCCTGCAGCATGGCCACAGCGGGAATgtcactgtgctgctggcaggggacaTCAGGTCACTGCTGCCAGGGACACCTTGTACATCCACGTGCTCATCCCCCATGTCAGCTaaagaacaaagcactgctaATATCCAGCCACTTTTGGAACAGCAGGTAGGAAATAACTCACAGGAAGAGAGTTTCAGGAGAATATCTGCACCATGAGGCAGCTCAGCCACCCCTGGCAGCACAAGAGGAGGGCAGTGCTAGGGCTCCCcatggggctggcactgcccatggcacaggctGCCTGGGCAAAGAGGGGCACCAGGATGCactccaggcccagggaggggactgCATGTCTGCTCCCCCTCCAACTAGGAACAGCAATCCATGGAAACGTGAGCCTCGCCCCATGCACGGGGCTGGGGGAACGTTTGGAGCAGTTGCCCCCAAAATGCACACCTAGTACTGATACTGGAAAAGGGAAACAGGGagagaggggagcagagccagagggagagaagggaagatAATATtagaggagagaaagaaaggaggaaaactaGTTACTAGTGGAAGAGCTCCCAAGGAAATGAGAAGTCAGTGAAAGCCCCCAGCAGAAAAATGCCATTCCcaactgctgctttctctgccAGGTGCCAAAGGAAGCAGAGCTCCCTCGGCATGgtgctgcaagccctgcccctgcccccacTTCAgtcccctgcctgcccctgccccaggctctgccaAGATTCCATCTGCCCCCAGAAATCCCCAGGAGCCTGCAAGGAAGCActcaggggctgtgctggggaatAGCTCATGGGCCTCCAAGAGAACACCCCACTCCTGAGGGCAGGAAGGTACCAGCTCCTCACAGTGCCAGCACATccacagggatgggcagcacaggcaccttcctcctctgtgCCAGAGGGATCCTTGGCAGAgactctgccctggccaggcagCCCCACTGAGCAGCAGGGTCTGCAGGAGACCTGGTCCTCATCCCCCTCCAGCATGAGCCTCTCCCACAGCCCCTTACCCTGCACCAGCTGCTGTCCAGCTCCCTTCCTCCACTCCTGCTTCCAGTGAAGCCTTTGTTCCTTCCCAGTTCACGGAACTGGAACAGAGCCCATCAAtgcctgccaggagcagcagctgccccggGGTCATTCCCAGGTGGGTCTGGCCcatggcagcagcatccccctgccTGGgaggctctctgggctgctcGGGCACTCATTCCCTCTGcactccctcctgctgctcagcagccatGCTCAGCCAGGACACTGCTCACTTTCCTGAGTGTGCAGCAGCttctctcctgcccctgccctgctgtcctgctgctggaccTGCTCACAGCCAGGACTGGATGGACTGCTTGGGCACATGTACAAATCTCCTCAGCAAAGCCCTCTCATCcctcttctctggctgcaaaCCAGAGTCCTTTGGAGGAGATCTTCCCTGGGCAAAGGGGATGATTTTCTGCAGGCTCCTCTTCTGAGTTAAGGCCCGAAATAAATGTACCTCAAGAAGTCTGGTCCCTGGAATGTGTTCATCCATGACAGGACCTATTCACCCAGCCAGGAAAACCTCAAAGTTTCAGATTTATTTCCAACTCAGCTTCTTCCTTCTCAGACTCTTGAGAtgagcacagctgagctgaagGGACATCCAGCTCCTCTTTGGCGTGATGAGAACTCTGCTCTGGAGGCCTCTGGCCACAGCTCACAACCCTTTGTCTCCGGAGCCTGAGGGCTCTGGGAAATGCTTGGAGCAAATCTCTGGATACTGGGGCACATGCCCCAGGGAAGCAGGCACCTCATGAGCTTTGGAGGTCAGTGGGCTGGAGGATGGAACCACAGCaaagctcctctgaagggatgatGCTGGGAAGGCTCTGTCCAGAGACCAGCCTTGACCTCCCAAGGGATAAGTGACCTTCACActtcctgccctccctccctccccatgCATCTCCTCTAGGGACAAGAACAACTGGGAATGCCATTCCCACTGTGGCCTAGGTAGCACAagagacagaaaggaaagaggacagcagggagcagagacagcctctgctcctgccaaCGGGGGTCACAACCTCAGAGAGCCCCAGGCACATGGGGGGCTTCTCCCCTGGGCATCTTTCAGTGCCCATGCTGCCCTTCTCTGCTTTGTAGGAGACCCAGCTCACCTGAGAGGAAAGCACAACCTCAGGCAAGGATAATGAGGGAATCAGACATTGGGAGAAAACAGGGGTCTGGAGAGGCTCCTGGTACTGCCCAGTCCAGTGCTCCTGTCTTCCAGAGGAGTGGGGACAGAGGGCTGGAAGTGACAGACCACCCAACCTCAGTGGGCCTGCAGCCCATGGGCACCAGGGGACCTTCTGGCAGTGATGAGAGAGCCAGGCTCTGCAAACGCGCTGTCCTTGTGCCATCACACCTCAGGGCCACGAATCTCTCAGGGAGACACGGGCTCTGGCCTGTGGGGATACATGGGGACATGCCAGGGCTGAGTCTCAGTCACAGATGCCTGGAGAGAAACCACAGGTGAGGCCACCTTAGAACCTGTAccccagctcaggctgggcaCACCGAGGGCAAGACTGACTCAGGAGATGTGTGTGCACTTCACACCTGCTGTTTCTGTCCTCCAGCTCTGAAATACTGGAATGGGGAAGGTGCCAACATGGACCAGGAGATGCTGTTGCTCCGTTGAAGGTGCCATATCCTCGCTGaagcccaggctgtgcccaaGCCCTCCCTGACCCCCATCCTGCCTCCTGGGGATTGCTTCAGCCAACTCAAGTTCAGGCTCCTGCCCATGCTAGTGACTTCTGCATGGATGAAGGGACATCCACATGGAGCAAGAGTGTGCTCAGCCTGTCCCCCacctctctgcctctctctggGGGGCTCAGGCAGGACAAGTGTCCCAGCACTGCGTGCCCCTGGGGCCAATCCTGCCAGAACCAAGGCTCAAACCCCAGCCTGCTTCTGCTCGGAGAAGGCACCACTCTtggctgtcccctcctttgAGCTAAACCTGCACACAGGGCGTGCTGAGAGCTCACACCCCACACGCTGATGGCTGTGCACAGGCATGGCTCTGAGGATGCCCTTTGTCAGGGTGCCTGGGCCCAGGGAGgtccagctgcagccaggacagcctgaggctgctggagcagccaccCAGGTGTCCAGGCCATCGGGTCACCCCTGCCTTGGGGTCCTCAGTCCTGGCTCCAGCacggccctgcagcagcactggagctCTCTCCAGGAACACATCTCAGAGCCCAGCAGGAACAGGCAGCAGACAGGTTTCACCAACAGCCCTGTCCTGGGAGGGATCCCGTATCACCAGAAAGGGGACCCACCCATGGGCAAAAGACCCCTTGGCAGGCTGGGGACCCCCATGGTGAGGGTGAGAGGTGGGGGAGAAAGGGGATGGTGACAACCTCAGGAGAGGAGACAAGGCTTTTCTGCGTGAAAGACTCCATGCTTAGGGAAGCTCCACGCTCGGATGCAAAATCGTCTAAGGTGTCCTCTTCCATCGTCTGTGCCAACACGGAAACCCCAGCACCCacggggagagagagagggagacagagacagagagacaaagagagagagagagagagaaagggagaatttgagaaggaatgaaggaacaaAGGGTGGGGAGGTGGGTGAGcggatggatgaatggatggaaGGATTGATAGATagatggacagagatcacagctgtgccagctctaGATGCTCCATTCACATCTCTGCACCTGATATATTCCATGGTAAAATCAATGTGAGGAAAAGcccctcttcctcttcccagcCGAGTGCTCTGTGAGGGGCCGCAGccccccctgcagccccagtctccaggcagtgctggggcccAGTGGGAACAGTGGCACATCCCAAATTCctcacagagctgtgccctCTCCATGACagggggcagccagggcagagcagcacccACCCTCCTGGAGCCAGGTCCCCTGCTGCGGGCACAGCACTggctcagagccctgcccagggacagcaggcagggacagtccctggcagggacagggcatccAGGCTGGCAC
Coding sequences within:
- the EPB41L1 gene encoding band 4.1-like protein 1 isoform X5; translated protein: MTTETGPGSAVRNAQEDAPPQQLEAAAPGPAAAPSPAGRDTDPNEKLGAQPDSRTMEPGTDMEDKDYSETDGLSDKTTPSKTQKSPQKTTKKVKSALCRVTLLDASEYECEVEKHARGQVLFDMVCEHLNLLEKDYFGLTFCDSDSQKNWLDPSKEIKKQIRSGPWNFAFTVKFYPPDPAQLTEDITRYYLCLQLRADIITGRLPCSFVTHALLGSYAVQAELGDHDTEEHVGNYVSELRFAPNQTRELEERIMELHKTYRGMTPGEAEIHFLENAKKLSMYGVDLHHAKDSEGIDIMLGVCANGLLIYRDRLRINRFAWPKILKISYKRSNFYIKIRPGEYEQFESTIGFKLPNHRSAKRLWKVCIEHHTFFRLVSPEPPPKGFLVMGSKFRYSGRTQAQTRQASALIDRPAPFFERSSSKRYTMSRSLDGEFSRPASVSENHDAGPEGEKHDEDSEFGSRRRSETEDEEVTTPTKIKELKPEHETTPRHKQEFLDKPEDVLLKHQASINELKRTLKEPNSKLVHRDRDRRLPSSPASSSPKHEDETPKGTPEKATEGSEHWVFIEREAPRLEAVALRKTLRAKTEEARAGTSEGSTSGSLTKVVVTVGKAKDVAGQEEPAAAALETRKRAKMIASPEDFESVWEDDLCEKESRGESSPGEAHPPTESVEGEPQEPGKGTATREPGLPKPCQQPEERQRTKILEPEPCQGEGEVLSKERASAAFKKQEARVPATAPELLKIKVKAGDDSSETSATQRIIYLGDPEGEEKDSKTHLVSDTGGCLGLEERPEAPVNTTGEGPGHAAPAAEEVQAPLSASHQHRTVSEKPTGALEMPGMGCDGTSPGGHPLSGWEELSLQPEKAPGVGVPGGAPMGSEALLCSQEVGPEELQSSVGGLKLCGLAGDGPRAEEHRGSPAQSPDICPALGGALGRVGADSDREESARVVLQMEEIEPNSPPSSARSWQGHTHTVGLEGDKPSVPVPPPLPQKPSPVPAESSPGTEPQGTDLVLGTSPAQEVAMPKRVSPSMQAALPMGTDPEAEEQSQNVGFASWKPHQGTSPVTGEPPQNTLAAPESIQVRDLAIGEVAQDMDTAQSNGPATEEPLQEEKPRIKELFQGSGSGKLTRDEGSGMEELSHGKSLGMAELPPKGEEAEHQTETTLRDLSLHTAHPKAQEPHQDSEFSVGQDLQGGSQTDTEGTRDSDLALGQPLQDDFPPRAAADVPHFQSPTAGLCQGSESSQLPALVNEGGAGQSSGGTHPAEPGVLVCMAGLAGAVAQEHWDATVAPGNQEDSKSYRETSVASKIKMFEQGEAERRAAQEGQEHVPEAETLVTATGKTNLAQDVPLSTGLTSPPAVGPVSSVGSLALGQGAGSGDTSQPLSLKERVSAEPEHKEDSADLASPDSGCELTLAEAVSKSQEPSGEEKHLCDPSVQSSLKEENVQAAVPVVSQRAGVREGPEERVKPPRHRAPESDTGDEEPDQEKDSVFLKDNHLAIERKCSSITVSSTSSLEAEVDFTVIGDFHGTAFEDISRSLPELDKDKSETEDEGLVSFQHTDKVVPGLEEDLKGRDKVSQPSPDVSQPEPSAPKANAVTVKKPEAEGSTPHRVSITDTAQVDGGTAGSRDTTSSTAQAGTTETALVTSDHGTKAGKGAAPTTDLRSLSPISGGSAGKEVLTSIFSATAETLSTSTTTHVTKTVKGGFSETRIEKRIIITGDEDVDQDQALALAIKEAKLQHPDMLVTKAVVYRETEPSPEERDKKPQES
- the EPB41L1 gene encoding band 4.1-like protein 1 isoform X4 codes for the protein MTTETGPGSAVRNAQEDAPPQQLEAAAPGPAAAPSPAGRDTDPNEKLGAQPDSRTMEPGTDMEDKDYSETDGLSDKTTPSKTQKSPQKTTKKVKSALCRVTLLDASEYECEVEKHARGQVLFDMVCEHLNLLEKDYFGLTFCDSDSQKNWLDPSKEIKKQIRSGPWNFAFTVKFYPPDPAQLTEDITRYYLCLQLRADIITGRLPCSFVTHALLGSYAVQAELGDHDTEEHVGNYVSELRFAPNQTRELEERIMELHKTYRGMTPGEAEIHFLENAKKLSMYGVDLHHAKDSEGIDIMLGVCANGLLIYRDRLRINRFAWPKILKISYKRSNFYIKIRPGEYEQFESTIGFKLPNHRSAKRLWKVCIEHHTFFRLVSPEPPPKGFLVMGSKFRYSGRTQAQTRQASALIDRPAPFFERSSSKRYTMSRSLDGEFSRPASVSENHDAGPEGEKHDEDSEFGSRRRSETEDEEVTTPTKIKELKPEHETTPRHKQEFLDKPEDVLLKHQASINELKRTLKEPNSKLVHRDRDRRLPSSPASSSPKHEDETPKGTPEKATETMEEDTLDDFASERGASLSMESFTQKSLVSSPEGSEHWVFIEREAPRLEAVALRKTLRAKTEEARAGTSEGSTSGSLTKVVVTVGKAKDVAGQEEPAAAALETRKRAKMIASPEDFESVWEDDLCEKESRGESSPGEAHPPTESVEGEPQEPGKGTATREPGLPKPCQQPEERQRTKILEPEPCQGEGEVLSKERASAAFKKQEARVPATAPELLKIKVKAGDDSSETSATQRIIYLGDPEGEEKDSKTHLVSDTGGCLGLEERPEAPVNTTGEGPGHAAPAAEEVQAPLSASHQHRTVSEKPTGALEMPGMGCDGTSPGGHPLSGWEELSLQPEKAPGVGVPGGAPMGSEALLCSQEVGPEELQSSVGGLKLCGLAGDGPRAEEHRGSPAQSPDICPALGGALGRVGADSDREESARVVLQMEEIEPNSPPSSARSWQGHTHTVGLEGDKPSVPVPPPLPQKPSPVPAESSPGTEPQGTDLVLGTSPAQEVAMPKRVSPSMQAALPMGTDPEAEEQSQNVGFASWKPHQGTSPVTGEPPQNTLAAPESIQVRDLAIGEVAQDMDTAQSNGPATEEPLQEEKPRIKELFQGSGSGKLTRDEGSGMEELSHGKSLGMAELPPKGEEAEHQTETTLRDLSLHTAHPKAQEPHQDSEFSVGQDLQGGSQTDTEGTRDSDLALGQPLQDDFPPRAAADVPHFQSPTAGLCQGSESSQLPALVNEGGAGQSSGGTHPAEPGVLVCMAGLAGAVAQEHWDATVAPGNQEDSKSYRETSVASKIKMFEQGEAERRAAQEGQEHVPEAETLVTATGKTNLAQDVPLSTGLTSPPAVGPVSSVGSLALGQGAGSGDTSQPLSLKERVSAEPEHKEDSADLASPDSGCELTLAEAVSKSQEPSGEEKHLCDPSVQSSLKEENVQAAVPVVSQRAGVREGPEERVKPPRHRAPESDTGDEEPDQEKDSVFLKDNHLAIERKCSSITVSSTSSLEAEVDFTVIGDFHGTAFEDISRSLPELDKDKSETEDEGLVSFQHTDKVVPGLEEDLKGRDKVSQPSPDVSQPEVDGGTAGSRDTTSSTAQAGTTETALVTSDHGTKAGKGAAPTTDLRSLSPISGGSAGKEVLTSIFSATAETLSTSTTTHVTKTVKGGFSETRIEKRIIITGDEDVDQDQALALAIKEAKLQHPDMLVTKAVVYRETEPSPEERDKKPQES